A window of the Streptomyces formicae genome harbors these coding sequences:
- a CDS encoding NUDIX domain-containing protein — protein MTEPNAPTPTPAPGGGDAPAPVPVKDSHCSSCGAPYPAGATGWPRTCAVCADVAYRNPLPVAVALVPAATARGTGLVVITRTIEPQRGGIALPGGFIDRAEDWRHAVVRELKEETGIEAAHDDVRLADALSSSGGHLLLFGLLPERPAAALPHSSPTEETEGWHLLHEPAELAFPLHTVAARRWFAGDYG, from the coding sequence GTGACCGAGCCCAACGCGCCCACACCGACCCCCGCCCCTGGTGGCGGCGACGCCCCCGCCCCCGTCCCCGTGAAGGACTCGCACTGCTCCAGCTGCGGGGCCCCCTACCCGGCCGGCGCCACCGGCTGGCCCCGCACCTGCGCCGTCTGCGCGGACGTTGCGTACCGCAATCCGCTTCCCGTCGCCGTCGCCCTGGTGCCCGCCGCCACCGCGCGCGGCACCGGACTCGTCGTCATCACCCGCACCATCGAGCCGCAGCGCGGCGGGATCGCGCTGCCCGGCGGCTTCATCGACCGGGCCGAGGACTGGCGGCACGCCGTCGTCCGCGAGCTCAAGGAGGAGACCGGCATCGAAGCCGCCCATGACGACGTCCGGCTCGCCGACGCCCTCAGCTCATCCGGCGGGCATCTGCTCCTCTTCGGCCTGCTGCCCGAACGGCCCGCGGCAGCGCTCCCGCATTCGTCCCCGACCGAGGAGACCGAAGGCTGGCACCTCCTGCACGAACCGGCCGAACTGGCCTTCCCCCTGCACACCGTGGCGGCACGGCGCTGGTTCGCGGGCGACTACGGCTGA
- a CDS encoding M15 family metallopeptidase has translation MRGLASAFRALALTAAALLAVTATSPAARATPEPSAPQEFVALRSVAPTVIQEMRYTTAHDFIGEPIDGYRQPVCILTRPAAQALQRAQRQLLRQGYSLKVYDCYRPQRAVDHFVRWAKDLDDERMKEEFYPQVDKSRLFEDGYIAEKSGHSRGSTVDLTLVKLPAEGTRPYVPGEKLVPCYAPQNERFPDNSVDMGTGFDCFDTLSHTDDPRIQGEQRANRQLLKTTLAGVGFVNLPEEWWHFTHKPELFPDTYFDFPVSWRSLARP, from the coding sequence ACCTCGCCCGCAGCCCGGGCGACCCCCGAGCCGAGCGCCCCGCAGGAGTTCGTCGCGCTGCGCTCCGTCGCACCGACGGTCATCCAGGAGATGCGCTACACCACCGCGCACGACTTCATCGGCGAACCGATCGACGGGTACCGGCAGCCCGTCTGCATCCTCACCCGCCCCGCCGCCCAGGCCCTCCAGCGCGCCCAGCGCCAACTGCTGCGCCAGGGCTACTCCCTCAAGGTCTACGACTGCTACCGGCCGCAGCGCGCCGTCGACCACTTCGTCCGCTGGGCCAAGGACCTCGACGACGAACGCATGAAAGAGGAGTTCTATCCCCAGGTCGACAAATCGAGGCTGTTCGAGGACGGTTACATCGCCGAGAAGTCGGGTCACAGCCGCGGCAGCACCGTCGACCTGACCCTCGTGAAACTCCCCGCCGAGGGGACCCGTCCCTACGTCCCCGGCGAGAAGCTGGTCCCCTGCTACGCGCCGCAGAACGAACGGTTCCCTGACAACTCAGTCGACATGGGCACCGGATTCGACTGCTTCGACACGCTCTCGCACACCGACGACCCCCGCATCCAGGGCGAGCAGCGCGCCAACCGCCAGCTCCTCAAGACGACCCTCGCCGGCGTCGGATTCGTCAACCTGCCTGAAGAATGGTGGCACTTCACGCACAAGCCCGAGCTCTTCCCCGACACCTACTTCGACTTCCCCGTGTCCTGGAGGTCACTGGCGCGACCGTGA